A genomic region of Cotesia glomerata isolate CgM1 linkage group LG9, MPM_Cglom_v2.3, whole genome shotgun sequence contains the following coding sequences:
- the LOC123271776 gene encoding rRNA-processing protein FYV7 — MGRFPKKSQNSDDSSASGSNKIVELDKKKYRQAKYSNNYKVDKWVSKRKNALLHELKNEAHVSKKFIKSIASRDTRGNKNLDKIREKQENLQKERAAKKEEFILKAQEREEAIKKSKQRRFETFKKLSKRTKKGQPVMKDRIEMLLQKIQASAN; from the exons atgggCCGTTTTcccaaaaaaagtcaaaatagTGATGACAGCTCAGCGAGCGGGTCAAATAAAATTGTGgaacttgataaaaaaaaatatagacaAGCAAAGTATAGTAATAACTACAAAG ttgATAAATGGGTGTCGAAGAGGAAGAACGCTTTGTTGCATGAACTGAAAAATGAAGCTCAcgtgtctaaaaaatttataaaatcaatagcTAGTCGCGACACACGTGGAAATAA aAATTTGGATAAAATACGTGAGAAACAAGAAAATCTTCAGAAGGAACGGGCAGcaaaaaaagaagaatttattcttaaagctcaagaaagagaagaagcaataaaaaaatctaagcaAAGAAGATttgaaactttcaaaaaactgaGCAAAAGAACTAAAAAAGGGCAACCTGTCATGAAAGATCGGATTGAAATgttgttacaaaaaattcaagcttcagctaattaa
- the LOC123271773 gene encoding uncharacterized protein LOC123271773 — protein MRLHFFIFICVVNSVFSRLPNEDDKHGIGIVQHEETPCGIEALIYGGVGYTNTRPGPLFDDEYLPTCSCYQNLFESQRHYIYEDLKLYKASSGSGGYGEFEGFGGGDITLPGVNCIDNDRRPIVGPERSGITYQVNLNRTVMTVKENEFFTAGPEGNNKNGYNYIEFSKTVDEDSTFKLGKVFLKNGKKLVFDSSDQVDQDSMKDICEKHTPRSIEDNLMKILRAGIFNDTECPITEGSNFTTPNSIDPFLMTFNQKMHCGYYLLNYQIDTPDTDDALALYYIFEIKENEDCIKDEK, from the exons atgaGGCTCCATTTCTTCATATTCATTTGCGTTGTAAATTCAGTCTTCTCG CGATTGCCAAATGAAGACGACAAACATGGAATTGGAATTGTCCAACATGAAGAAACACCCTGTGGTATTGAAGCTTTAATCTACGGCGGGGTTGGGTATACAAACACCCGTCCAGGTCCATTGTTTGATGACGAGTATCTTCCGACATGTAGCTGCtaccaaaatttattcgaaTCTCAGAGGCATTATATCTACGAGGACTTGAAACTCTATAAAGCCTCCAGTGGATCGGGTGGATACGGAGAGTTCGAAGGATTCGGCGGTGGCGATATTACG cTACCAGGAGTGAATTGTATCGATAATGACAGAAGACCGATCGTTGGACCTGAACGTTCTGGAATAACTTACCAGGTAAATTTGAACAGAACTGTAATGACTGTGAAGGAAAACGAGTTCTTCACGGCTGGACCTGAAGGGAACAATAAAAAtggatataattatattgaattttctaaaacGGTAGACGAGGACAGCACCTTTAAGttg GGTAAAGTATTTCTGAAAAACGGAAAGAAATTAGTTTTCGATTCATCAGATCAAGTTGACCAGGATAGCATGAAagatatttgtgaaaaacaCACACCAAGGTCCATTGAAGataatttgatgaaaatattGAGAGCTGGTATTTTTAATGACACCGAGTGTCCAATAACGGAG ggATCAAATTTCACTACGCCGAATAGTATAGACCCGTTTTTAATGACATTCAATCAAAAAATGCATTGCGGGTATTACTTACTTAATTATCAAATAGACACACCAGATACTGATGACGCGTTGGCTCTTTATTacatatttgaaataaaagagAACGAGGATTGTATTAAAgatgaaaaatga